Proteins encoded together in one Dermacentor variabilis isolate Ectoservices chromosome 2, ASM5094787v1, whole genome shotgun sequence window:
- the LOC142570621 gene encoding cuticle protein 10.9-like, with the protein MVSKVPGSKDHCSLRLLRLASPLLPPQPYSFGYDTTDEFGTQLFHKEQGDASNAKTGAYGYRDANGLFRTVKYVADANGFRATVDTNEPGTAPGSSADAVFNANPVAAPAGAGGRYAGAGGPWAG; encoded by the exons ATGGTTTCCAAGGTGCCGGGTTCCAAGGACCACTGTTCGCTGCGGCTGCTACGCCTGGCTTCTCCGCTGCTG CCTCCCCAGCCGTACAGCTTCGGCTACGACACCACCGACGAGTTCGGCACCCAGCTTTTTCACAAGGAACAAGGCGATGCCAGCAATGCGAAGACTGGTGCCTACGGCTATCGGGATGCCAACGGCCTCTTCCGCACCGTGAAGTACGTCGCCGATGCCAATGGATTCCGTGCTACTGTCGATACCAATGAGCCTGGCACTGCTCCGGGTTCCAGCGCAGATGCTGTGTTCAACGCTAATCCTGTTGCCGCACCTGCAGGAGCAGGCGGTCGCTACGCGGGAGCCGGAGGTCCCTGGGCTGGCTAG